A window of the Syntrophothermus lipocalidus DSM 12680 genome harbors these coding sequences:
- a CDS encoding YbaK/EbsC family protein, whose product MGIKDVREYLRQWDREKDILEFDTSSATVELAAQAVGVEPARIAKTLAFKNGEGALLVVAAGDARVDNKKFKQEFGFKPHMLSPDEALALTGHPVGGVCPFGLKQDVPVFCDVSLKRFDTVFPACGSSNSAIELTCEELDLYSRNVRWVDVCRGWA is encoded by the coding sequence ATGGGGATCAAAGACGTGCGTGAGTATCTTCGGCAGTGGGATAGGGAGAAGGATATTTTGGAATTCGACACCTCGAGCGCTACGGTCGAGCTGGCTGCTCAGGCGGTAGGAGTAGAGCCGGCCCGGATTGCCAAGACCTTGGCTTTTAAAAACGGGGAAGGGGCTTTGCTGGTGGTCGCTGCGGGCGATGCTAGAGTCGACAACAAGAAATTCAAGCAGGAGTTCGGGTTCAAGCCCCACATGCTGAGCCCAGACGAGGCCTTGGCCCTGACCGGGCACCCGGTGGGCGGAGTCTGTCCGTTTGGACTGAAGCAGGACGTGCCTGTTTTCTGCGACGTGTCGCTCAAACGGTTTGATACGGTCTTTCCCGCCTGCGGCAGCAGCAACTCGGCCATCGAGCTCACCTGCGAGGAGCTCGACCTCTACTCGCGGAACGTGAGGTGGGTCGACGTGTGCAGGGGCTGGGCCTAA
- a CDS encoding helix-turn-helix domain-containing protein produces the protein MQLDLKALGRRIREQRQKLGLSRSQLAEIIGVSDYYVGQLERGERVMSLAVFMRFVFCLRVSPDYLLTGAQNDNILSVGDPGHTHYFASSKPDPELTELLARCSSQELELIKEIVKLLLAYTSAQSLR, from the coding sequence ATGCAATTGGATTTGAAAGCTCTCGGTCGAAGAATAAGGGAACAAAGGCAGAAACTCGGGCTATCCCGCAGCCAACTGGCCGAAATCATCGGGGTTTCTGATTACTATGTCGGTCAGTTGGAGCGAGGTGAACGGGTAATGAGTCTTGCGGTTTTCATGAGGTTTGTTTTCTGTCTTCGCGTCTCTCCCGATTATTTGTTAACCGGGGCCCAAAACGACAATATCCTTTCTGTGGGCGACCCGGGCCACACGCACTACTTTGCTTCCAGCAAACCCGACCCCGAGCTCACGGAGCTCCTCGCCCGCTGTTCTTCCCAGGAACTCGAATTGATAAAAGAAATCGTCAAGCTGCTCCTAGCCTACACCTCGGCTCAATCCCTGCGTTAG
- a CDS encoding Spo0E family sporulation regulatory protein-aspartic acid phosphatase, whose amino-acid sequence MKERIELARTLLNNAARMNARKELIYRLSQKVDQYVVEYMRKELKSEDKSN is encoded by the coding sequence GTGAAAGAAAGAATCGAACTTGCGCGCACACTTCTCAATAATGCGGCCAGGATGAACGCTCGTAAGGAGCTGATTTACAGGCTCAGTCAGAAGGTTGACCAGTACGTGGTCGAGTACATGCGGAAGGAGTTGAAATCGGAGGACAAAAGCAACTAG